The proteins below come from a single Salinilacihabitans rarus genomic window:
- a CDS encoding MarR family transcriptional regulator, giving the protein MDVNASAPDDRDDDDIDLGSDADADLPPSARYVVYVLEDAGGTAGRDELLDRTGLPERTVDEALARLEAEAVVRRDRASDDLRFVHVELAEKS; this is encoded by the coding sequence ATGGACGTGAACGCGAGCGCCCCCGACGATCGCGACGATGACGACATCGACCTCGGTTCCGATGCCGATGCCGATCTCCCGCCGAGTGCGCGCTACGTCGTCTACGTCCTCGAAGACGCTGGGGGCACCGCCGGTCGGGATGAGCTCCTCGATCGGACTGGCCTCCCCGAGCGGACCGTCGACGAGGCGCTCGCCCGACTCGAGGCCGAAGCGGTCGTCCGACGTGATCGGGCTAGCGACGACCTCCGTTTCGTTCACGTCGAACTCGCTGAAAAATCCTGA